One Psychrosphaera aestuarii DNA window includes the following coding sequences:
- a CDS encoding YkgJ family cysteine cluster protein, with protein MSINVKNIATDEVTCSTCKANCCKLEVMIISDTGVPAQHIQVDKWGGETMRRLSDGWCSALDRDTFLCSIYEQRPWICREFEMGSYECIEERNTSTN; from the coding sequence ATGAGTATTAACGTTAAAAACATAGCAACTGACGAAGTTACTTGTTCTACCTGTAAAGCAAATTGTTGCAAATTAGAAGTGATGATCATTTCGGACACTGGTGTGCCAGCACAACATATTCAAGTCGATAAATGGGGAGGTGAAACGATGCGAAGACTTTCTGATGGCTGGTGTTCAGCTTTAGATAGAGACACCTTTTTATGTTCAATTTACGAGCAACGACCGTGGATTTGCAGAGAGTTTGAAATGGGATCCTATGAGTGTATCGAAGAGCGAAATACGTCAACAAATTAA
- a CDS encoding EamA family transporter: MTYLIAVTILWAFSFSLIGVYLRDVDPWFSVLIRTVLAMVVFLPFTNVMQVLVKQQNSKDGLSNRFYTKLMAIGAIQLGLMYGFYYHSFLYLSVPEVLLFTIMTPLYVTLFNDVLDKTFHPRFFVAALLAVLGALTIRFDNINSDFLFGLLLVQCANICFAFGQVAYKRLMPSRSVISQHKVFGFFYIGAFVLALILYSIFGNVERLPTTMTQWGILLYLGVVASGLGYFGWNRGATEVNVGTLAAMNNLLIPAGILVNVLIWNREADVTRLMIGAGIIMLALWISTKVKLK, encoded by the coding sequence ATGACTTATCTTATTGCCGTAACTATTCTTTGGGCATTTTCTTTTAGTTTAATAGGAGTGTATTTACGAGATGTAGATCCATGGTTTTCTGTACTTATTCGCACGGTATTAGCCATGGTTGTGTTTTTGCCTTTTACTAACGTAATGCAGGTATTAGTAAAACAACAAAACTCAAAGGATGGACTTTCAAATCGATTTTACACTAAGTTAATGGCGATAGGAGCAATTCAGCTTGGTTTAATGTACGGGTTTTATTACCACTCATTTTTATATTTAAGCGTTCCCGAAGTACTTCTTTTTACTATCATGACGCCGCTGTATGTGACTTTGTTTAATGACGTTTTGGATAAAACATTTCACCCAAGGTTCTTTGTTGCAGCGCTGCTCGCGGTTTTAGGCGCATTAACCATTCGGTTTGATAATATAAATTCTGATTTTTTATTTGGTTTGCTGTTGGTTCAGTGTGCCAATATTTGTTTCGCTTTTGGTCAAGTTGCATACAAACGTTTGATGCCTAGCCGATCAGTTATTTCTCAACACAAGGTATTTGGTTTTTTCTATATTGGTGCATTTGTCTTAGCGCTTATTTTGTACAGTATTTTTGGCAACGTAGAACGGTTACCAACTACGATGACACAATGGGGAATTCTACTTTACCTTGGAGTGGTAGCGTCTGGGTTGGGATATTTTGGTTGGAATCGAGGCGCCACCGAAGTAAATGTTGGTACATTAGCTGCCATGAATAATTTGCTTATACCCGCTGGTATTTTAGTAAATGTGTTGATTTGGAATAGAGAAGCTGATGTCACTCGGTTAATGATTGGGGCTGGCATTATCATGTTGGCGTTATGGATAAGTACAAAAGTTAAACTTAAATAA
- a CDS encoding TIGR03643 family protein — protein sequence MQFSQEDTSRIIEMAWEDRTPFEAIETLYGLREPEVISLMRASLRTSSFKLWRKRVSGRSSKHLKLRNPAISRSHCPTQYKHK from the coding sequence ATGCAATTTTCACAAGAAGACACATCAAGAATAATAGAAATGGCGTGGGAAGATCGAACTCCCTTTGAGGCCATAGAGACACTTTATGGTTTACGTGAACCAGAGGTTATCTCATTAATGCGAGCTTCATTAAGAACCAGCAGTTTTAAACTTTGGCGTAAACGAGTGAGTGGAAGAAGTAGTAAACATTTAAAACTTAGGAACCCGGCAATTAGTCGATCTCACTGCCCTACTCAATACAAACATAAATAG
- a CDS encoding lipocalin family protein, protein MPEKVKPVDSFELPKYLGKWYEIARLDHSFERGLSQVTAEYSMLDDGGVSVLNRGFSIEENEWSEATGKAYFVESEDQGYLKVSFFGPFYGSYVVFELDRENYQYAFVSGPDTDYLWLLSRTPTISPELKARFISSAEAKGFDSSKLIFVEQQ, encoded by the coding sequence ATGCCCGAAAAGGTAAAACCTGTCGATAGCTTCGAGTTACCTAAATATTTAGGTAAGTGGTATGAAATAGCCAGACTTGATCATTCTTTTGAGCGTGGTTTAAGTCAAGTAACTGCCGAATATTCTATGTTAGATGATGGTGGTGTATCAGTCTTAAATCGAGGGTTTTCCATTGAAGAAAATGAGTGGAGCGAAGCGACAGGCAAGGCCTACTTTGTTGAGTCTGAAGATCAAGGTTATTTAAAGGTTTCTTTTTTTGGTCCGTTCTACGGCTCATATGTTGTATTTGAGTTGGACCGTGAAAATTATCAGTATGCCTTTGTTTCTGGCCCAGATACTGATTATTTATGGTTATTGTCACGTACACCGACTATATCGCCGGAGCTTAAAGCACGTTTTATTTCTAGCGCTGAAGCAAAGGGGTTTGATAGCAGCAAGTTGATCTTTGTCGAACAGCAATAA
- a CDS encoding DUF1456 family protein gives MTNNDILRRIRFTFDLKENDIIKLFALADESVDSSSITTWLKKDDDPAYVKLKDRQFSAFLNGFITSRRGKREGVETKNETSLNNNMIFQKLRIALHLNADDVLEVLALADFNISKHELSAFFRKPGTKNFRECKDQVLRNFLQGVQLKYRPIQTK, from the coding sequence TTGACTAACAATGATATTTTACGTCGCATTCGTTTTACTTTTGACTTAAAAGAAAATGACATTATTAAACTCTTTGCGCTCGCTGATGAAAGCGTCGATAGCTCGTCGATCACAACGTGGTTAAAAAAAGACGATGACCCAGCTTATGTAAAGCTTAAAGACAGACAGTTCTCTGCATTCTTGAATGGTTTTATAACGTCTAGACGTGGCAAACGTGAAGGTGTAGAAACAAAAAATGAAACTAGTTTAAATAACAATATGATTTTTCAAAAGCTTCGTATCGCATTGCATCTTAATGCAGACGATGTGTTAGAGGTGTTAGCCTTGGCTGACTTTAATATTAGCAAGCATGAGCTAAGTGCCTTTTTCAGAAAGCCAGGAACAAAAAATTTCAGGGAGTGCAAAGATCAGGTACTTCGTAACTTTCTTCAGGGTGTACAGCTTAAATATAGGCCAATTCAAACTAAATAA
- a CDS encoding SIMPL domain-containing protein (The SIMPL domain is named for its presence in mouse protein SIMPL (signalling molecule that associates with mouse pelle-like kinase). Bacterial member BP26, from Brucella, was shown to assemble into a channel-like structure, while YggE from E. coli has been associated with resistance to oxidative stress.), protein MKAIISLIITTFFVVTFSPLSSANSSLPNNRHIAVTGSAQVQAKPDIAMISMSVESTQKESLAAKQQVDFRVNQFLDGASKFNITEQDISASSIATQPKYTYVNNQQVLTGYKASRSLKVSLKDITKLNQFLDFALSAEINQIINIELKSSQELQLKAEATALAVKDAKSSGSELAQSFDAKLGRIYSINASSSANYGRYGSNKSVENITFSQREADTARPGKYLQENLVFTSSVSVVFDLELN, encoded by the coding sequence ATGAAAGCCATTATTTCCCTAATTATCACTACGTTTTTTGTCGTAACCTTCTCACCTCTGTCCTCTGCAAACTCTAGCCTTCCCAACAATCGCCATATTGCTGTAACGGGTTCTGCACAAGTACAAGCGAAGCCAGATATAGCTATGATAAGTATGTCTGTTGAAAGCACGCAAAAAGAAAGCCTTGCGGCAAAACAGCAAGTAGATTTTCGGGTAAATCAGTTTTTAGACGGTGCGAGTAAATTTAATATCACTGAGCAAGATATTTCTGCCTCGAGCATTGCCACTCAACCTAAGTATACCTACGTAAATAATCAACAAGTATTAACCGGCTATAAGGCCAGTCGTAGTCTTAAGGTTTCGTTAAAAGACATTACAAAACTAAACCAATTTTTAGACTTTGCGCTTAGCGCCGAAATAAATCAAATTATCAACATAGAGCTTAAGTCATCACAAGAACTGCAATTAAAAGCAGAAGCTACCGCGCTGGCCGTAAAAGATGCCAAATCATCTGGCAGTGAACTGGCTCAATCTTTTGACGCTAAACTTGGTCGTATATATAGTATCAACGCATCGTCATCTGCTAATTACGGCCGATACGGCTCCAATAAGAGTGTTGAAAACATTACGTTTTCACAACGCGAAGCGGATACCGCGAGACCTGGTAAATACTTACAAGAGAATCTTGTATTTACATCATCCGTGAGTGTCGTTTTTGACCTAGAGTTAAATTAA
- a CDS encoding carbohydrate kinase family protein translates to MLNVVCFGEVLVDFIPNESGLFTPHAGGAPANVAVAVAKLGGNSRFVGGVSTDAMGNMLEKSLVNHGVDTHSVIKKTNKTALVLISLDEHGERSFEFYRDNTADLVIDSADVNSISFEQTGFLHLCSNTLTTDSLSRATYTLINNAKKSKTLVSCDVNLRLNLWPAGTESEAIAAKVAECLTYCDVIKFSQDELAFLAKHSSQTESEYVASLLEKGVRGVFVTDGPNPIQFISSSVSVTVTPQSAEAIDTTAAGDSFVGGVIYKLCQAQSQEQVKASLKSEEYVSEVIDFASRCGAYTVTQRGAFDALPTIEQLFK, encoded by the coding sequence ATGTTAAACGTTGTTTGTTTTGGTGAAGTGTTGGTTGATTTCATTCCTAATGAGTCTGGGCTTTTCACCCCTCACGCTGGCGGCGCACCAGCAAATGTAGCTGTGGCTGTTGCAAAACTCGGCGGTAATAGTCGTTTTGTTGGTGGAGTTAGCACAGACGCTATGGGAAATATGCTTGAAAAGTCTTTAGTTAATCATGGTGTTGATACTCATTCAGTGATAAAAAAAACAAATAAGACGGCTCTAGTGTTAATTAGCTTAGATGAACATGGAGAGCGTAGTTTTGAGTTTTATCGAGACAATACCGCCGACCTAGTAATAGATTCGGCTGATGTTAATTCGATATCATTTGAGCAAACTGGTTTTTTACACCTGTGCTCCAACACGCTGACCACTGACTCACTTTCACGAGCTACCTACACTCTTATCAATAACGCAAAAAAAAGTAAGACATTGGTTAGTTGCGATGTGAACCTGCGCTTGAACTTGTGGCCAGCAGGTACAGAAAGTGAAGCGATCGCGGCCAAAGTAGCCGAGTGCTTAACATATTGTGATGTGATTAAGTTTTCACAAGACGAACTTGCTTTTTTGGCCAAGCATTCAAGCCAAACGGAAAGCGAGTATGTAGCCTCTTTGTTAGAAAAAGGGGTAAGAGGTGTATTTGTCACAGATGGGCCAAATCCAATACAGTTTATATCATCAAGTGTGTCCGTGACCGTAACACCACAAAGTGCAGAAGCTATTGATACTACTGCTGCCGGGGATAGTTTTGTTGGTGGGGTAATATATAAACTGTGCCAAGCCCAAAGCCAAGAGCAAGTTAAGGCGAGCTTAAAGAGCGAAGAGTACGTATCAGAAGTTATTGATTTTGCAAGTCGATGTGGTGCCTATACCGTTACTCAACGAGGAGCGTTCGATGCTCTTCCTACAATAGAGCAACTGTTTAAATAA
- a CDS encoding 2OG-Fe(II) oxygenase, which translates to MYALQTKDLVSNGDFGHDDTLFGLIADDIYQQGYSIRHNALPDSLVQALTIQQQAIPSIKFKEAGIGRDNLYAKNEFVRTDEICWITGETEAGQRWLNWATALQVFLNRRLFLGLFSFESHFAHYGPGNYYKRHVDAFKGEANRVLSIVVYLNSGWALHNGGELVLYKSDTDKEGVKVTPLQGTIVAFLSEEFPHEVLPAKRDRYSIAGWFRVNTSNKDKVDPPV; encoded by the coding sequence TTGTACGCGTTACAAACTAAAGATTTGGTTTCCAATGGCGACTTCGGCCATGATGACACCCTATTTGGACTAATTGCAGATGATATCTATCAGCAAGGTTATAGTATTCGTCATAACGCACTTCCGGACTCACTTGTACAAGCGTTAACTATTCAACAGCAAGCAATTCCGTCAATAAAGTTTAAAGAGGCTGGTATTGGTCGAGATAACTTATATGCGAAAAACGAGTTTGTCCGAACCGATGAGATATGCTGGATTACCGGCGAAACAGAAGCGGGCCAACGTTGGTTAAATTGGGCGACAGCCCTTCAGGTTTTTCTAAATCGTCGATTGTTTCTAGGCTTGTTTTCGTTCGAAAGCCACTTTGCTCATTATGGCCCTGGCAATTATTACAAGCGCCATGTCGACGCCTTTAAGGGCGAAGCAAACAGAGTATTGTCTATAGTTGTTTATTTAAACTCTGGCTGGGCTTTACATAATGGTGGCGAATTAGTCCTTTATAAAAGTGATACTGATAAGGAAGGTGTCAAAGTAACACCACTTCAAGGCACTATTGTGGCATTTTTAAGTGAAGAGTTTCCCCACGAAGTGTTACCAGCAAAACGAGATCGCTACTCAATTGCAGGTTGGTTCCGTGTGAATACCTCAAATAAAGATAAAGTGGATCCGCCTGTTTAA
- a CDS encoding ATP-grasp domain-containing protein → MKKIYVIHENNEWTIHLQNRLDELQLPYEMWHLDEGVLDLSMPPPEGVFYNRISASSHTRDHRYAPEYTEAVLAWLERHGRTVINGSRALRLEVSKVNQYMALNAAGIETPKTIVAVGKSQIIEAAKSLNQNSFITKHNRAGKGQGVQLFHSISALSDYVNGADFDEPVDGITLIQQYIEAPMPYIIRHEFIGGKFLYAVKVDTSEGFELCPADACSIDDLFCPAPNESLNNSKVGGAKVEALSPKFEILQNYNPDFIATYEQFLADNNIQVAGIEAILDKAGNSYAYDVNTNTNYNSDAENAVDIYAMLHLAKYLATFL, encoded by the coding sequence ATGAAAAAAATCTACGTAATACATGAAAATAATGAATGGACAATTCATTTGCAAAACCGATTAGATGAGTTGCAATTGCCTTATGAAATGTGGCACTTGGATGAAGGGGTTTTAGACTTATCAATGCCGCCGCCAGAAGGTGTTTTTTACAATCGTATTAGCGCTTCGTCTCATACTCGAGATCATAGATATGCACCGGAATATACTGAAGCTGTTTTAGCTTGGTTAGAGCGTCATGGCCGTACCGTTATTAATGGCAGTAGGGCACTTCGGTTAGAAGTAAGTAAAGTGAACCAGTATATGGCGTTAAACGCAGCGGGTATCGAAACCCCAAAAACAATTGTCGCTGTGGGTAAATCACAGATTATTGAAGCTGCAAAGTCATTAAATCAAAACTCATTTATTACAAAACATAACAGGGCAGGAAAAGGGCAAGGAGTTCAGCTATTTCATTCTATTTCAGCCTTGTCTGATTATGTAAATGGTGCTGATTTTGATGAGCCTGTTGATGGAATTACGTTGATACAGCAGTACATTGAAGCACCTATGCCCTATATTATTCGTCATGAATTTATCGGTGGAAAGTTTTTATATGCAGTTAAGGTGGACACATCTGAAGGGTTTGAGCTTTGCCCAGCCGATGCATGTTCAATAGACGATCTGTTTTGTCCAGCACCAAACGAATCATTAAATAATTCAAAAGTTGGCGGAGCTAAGGTTGAAGCACTATCACCAAAGTTTGAAATACTTCAAAATTATAACCCTGACTTTATTGCGACTTATGAACAATTTTTAGCAGACAATAACATTCAAGTTGCCGGCATCGAAGCGATACTTGATAAAGCGGGCAACAGTTACGCCTATGACGTTAATACCAACACGAATTACAATTCTGACGCGGAAAACGCCGTTGATATTTATGCGATGCTTCACTTAGCCAAGTACCTTGCTACTTTCTTGTAA
- a CDS encoding ACT domain-containing protein encodes MTGIKDLNTLLSSMRPELNQDEYVFCTVNQSLLNCIRFDPIATFKEKEGLTLILSKCSADLAGLEYSGTYKMITLTVHSSLEAVGLTAAVAAKLAAKGISANVVAAYYHDHIFVQSDRAEGAILALGEFNE; translated from the coding sequence ATGACTGGAATAAAGGACTTAAATACACTTCTAAGCTCTATGCGACCAGAGCTAAATCAAGACGAATACGTATTTTGCACGGTAAATCAAAGCTTGTTAAATTGTATTCGCTTTGATCCTATTGCAACATTTAAAGAAAAAGAGGGCTTGACCTTAATACTCTCAAAATGCTCAGCTGATTTGGCTGGGCTTGAATATAGTGGCACCTATAAAATGATCACGTTAACTGTGCATTCGAGTCTTGAAGCGGTTGGTTTAACGGCCGCTGTTGCTGCTAAACTTGCCGCAAAAGGAATTAGCGCTAACGTGGTTGCTGCCTATTACCACGACCATATTTTTGTACAAAGTGACCGCGCTGAAGGTGCTATATTGGCGCTTGGTGAATTCAACGAATAA
- a CDS encoding fumarylacetoacetate hydrolase family protein, which yields MNLIEYIGQTVSPSKVVCIGRNYLEHINELNNAIPAEPVIFLKPNSAISSQLTSHNETIHYEAEICFLIKNNTISGVGFGLDLTKRQLQSELKAQGLPWERAKAFDGAAVFSPFVQCPANLTDLSMKLYINDELVQHGLVTHMMFQPEQFLHDISSFMTLEDGDIIMSGTPKGVGVVIKGDKFHGIVLCNEKPILESYWTAK from the coding sequence TTGAATTTAATAGAATATATCGGACAAACAGTTTCACCATCTAAAGTAGTCTGTATAGGAAGGAACTATTTAGAACATATTAATGAACTAAATAATGCGATTCCTGCAGAGCCTGTGATTTTTTTAAAACCGAATTCCGCTATTTCTTCACAATTAACTTCACATAACGAAACTATTCACTATGAAGCTGAAATTTGTTTTTTAATAAAGAACAATACAATAAGTGGCGTTGGGTTTGGTTTAGATTTAACCAAACGTCAATTACAAAGTGAGCTGAAAGCGCAAGGATTACCGTGGGAGCGAGCAAAAGCTTTTGATGGCGCGGCTGTTTTTAGTCCTTTTGTTCAATGCCCCGCCAACTTAACTGACCTGTCGATGAAACTTTATATCAATGACGAACTTGTGCAACACGGGCTAGTTACTCATATGATGTTTCAACCTGAACAGTTTTTGCACGATATATCTTCGTTTATGACCCTTGAGGACGGCGATATTATAATGTCGGGCACCCCAAAAGGTGTTGGCGTGGTAATAAAAGGCGATAAATTTCATGGTATCGTTTTGTGTAATGAAAAGCCCATTTTGGAGTCATACTGGACCGCAAAATAA
- a CDS encoding pentapeptide repeat-containing protein codes for MSTQYNKVYSNDDLKGLNLTGTDLRNCLFETCNLSNTVFENCDLSGSKFERCVSDENTFTSFCKAKCQNTEWIGCRLTESNFNNADLSSSEFRTTRISGSNCRDSHWDDCRLDDVDFSMVDFDLASFRNVKVLRVKFKPALVTGTRHFLRLLKQSKTAKHTIFTSGTELSPFIEYCSREYRLSLLLLEIEQLGFFSKLPRVLFASVIGLVSDFGHSLKRWVASSLILISMFAAYFSMYKSYVFSDYTSAWHHALLHFINQGQFGAATNGPVQTALNVLGYFMLGILISIITNRFVSRW; via the coding sequence ATGAGTACACAATACAATAAAGTATATTCAAACGATGACTTGAAAGGCTTAAATTTAACTGGCACAGACTTACGAAATTGTCTGTTTGAAACCTGTAATTTAAGTAATACGGTCTTTGAAAACTGCGACTTGTCGGGGTCTAAATTTGAACGATGTGTTTCCGATGAAAACACCTTCACCAGCTTTTGTAAGGCAAAATGTCAAAATACTGAATGGATTGGTTGTCGTTTAACTGAATCAAATTTTAATAACGCTGATTTATCGAGCTCTGAGTTTAGAACTACCAGAATATCAGGTTCAAACTGCCGTGATTCGCACTGGGATGATTGTCGCTTGGACGACGTAGACTTTTCTATGGTGGATTTTGACTTAGCCAGTTTTAGGAATGTAAAAGTACTGAGAGTCAAATTTAAACCAGCACTTGTCACCGGTACTCGGCACTTTTTACGTTTACTTAAACAGTCTAAAACTGCTAAACATACTATTTTTACGTCAGGAACAGAGTTGTCTCCGTTTATTGAATATTGTTCAAGAGAGTATCGATTAAGTTTGCTGTTACTGGAAATTGAACAGCTTGGCTTCTTTTCTAAATTACCAAGGGTTTTATTTGCATCCGTCATAGGTTTAGTGTCTGACTTTGGTCATTCTTTAAAGCGGTGGGTGGCATCATCCTTAATATTGATCAGTATGTTTGCAGCTTACTTTAGTATGTATAAAAGTTATGTTTTTTCCGACTACACTAGCGCATGGCACCATGCCCTTTTGCACTTTATTAACCAAGGTCAATTTGGTGCAGCAACTAATGGTCCGGTTCAAACAGCTTTAAATGTATTAGGGTATTTTATGCTAGGTATACTAATCTCCATTATTACAAACCGCTTTGTAAGTCGTTGGTAG
- a CDS encoding SulP family inorganic anion transporter, producing the protein MNLKGDMFGGVTTAIISLPLALAFGVASGAGAEAGLWGAILVGFFAAIFGGSNTLISEPTGPMTVIMTAVVTSMMAKYPETGMAMSFTVVMMAGGFQMLLGYLKLGKYVTLMPYSVISGFMSGIGVILIILQFAPLLGQSAPSGGVIGTVSSLPQILSNIKFSELLLGALTLGVLFYFPKQYRKYVPAQLVALIGVTLLSVLLFDADDIRRIGVIPAGLPSLVIPNFNAEMFTTMVIDALVLGTLGCIDTLLTAVIGDSLTRKEHDSDKELRGQGLANFISGLFGALPGAGATMGTVTNIQVGARSPLSGVIRAVMLALVVVVAGSLTEPIPMAVLAGIAVYVGFNILDWSFIQRAHKVSTQGMIIMYGVMLLTVFVDLIAAVGLGVFISNIMLIEKLSKEQERHVQAISDADTDNVPLNKVERSLLDSAKGKVLFFYLSGPMIFSVSKAISRQHSSISDYKVMILDLSDVPMFDVTVGLALENAVKDAKDVDCEVFLLCPNTETKEQLEKFHILELINEEHNFSSREQALQAALNYINLQESSKVLG; encoded by the coding sequence ATGAATCTTAAAGGCGATATGTTTGGTGGCGTTACCACCGCAATTATTTCTCTTCCTTTAGCACTCGCATTTGGTGTTGCCTCTGGCGCAGGTGCCGAGGCGGGCCTTTGGGGTGCTATATTAGTTGGCTTTTTCGCGGCCATTTTTGGTGGTTCAAACACTCTTATCTCTGAGCCTACCGGACCTATGACGGTTATCATGACCGCCGTAGTCACGAGCATGATGGCTAAATATCCAGAAACCGGCATGGCAATGTCATTTACTGTGGTTATGATGGCCGGCGGTTTTCAGATGTTGCTTGGCTATCTAAAATTAGGAAAATACGTCACTTTAATGCCCTACAGCGTCATATCAGGGTTTATGTCTGGTATCGGTGTCATACTAATCATTCTTCAATTCGCCCCGTTGCTTGGCCAATCAGCGCCCTCAGGTGGTGTAATAGGAACAGTATCTTCGCTTCCACAAATCCTCTCAAACATAAAATTTAGCGAGTTGTTACTTGGAGCGCTGACTTTGGGGGTCCTCTTTTATTTCCCGAAGCAATATCGAAAATATGTACCGGCTCAGCTTGTTGCACTTATCGGCGTGACCTTATTGTCCGTGTTGTTATTTGATGCCGACGACATTCGAAGAATAGGTGTTATCCCTGCAGGCTTACCTTCATTAGTGATCCCTAATTTTAACGCAGAAATGTTTACCACCATGGTTATTGATGCGCTTGTTCTTGGTACTTTAGGTTGTATTGATACACTTTTAACTGCTGTAATTGGTGACTCTTTAACTCGTAAAGAGCATGATTCTGACAAGGAACTTCGCGGCCAAGGTTTGGCGAACTTTATTTCAGGTTTATTTGGCGCTCTGCCTGGTGCGGGAGCGACAATGGGCACGGTTACGAATATTCAAGTTGGTGCGCGTTCACCGTTGTCAGGGGTAATTAGAGCGGTGATGCTAGCTTTGGTGGTAGTCGTTGCAGGAAGTCTGACGGAACCAATTCCCATGGCTGTATTAGCTGGCATTGCTGTCTATGTCGGTTTTAACATCTTAGATTGGAGTTTTATTCAACGGGCTCACAAAGTAAGCACGCAAGGCATGATCATTATGTATGGGGTTATGTTGCTGACCGTATTTGTAGACTTAATTGCTGCAGTTGGCTTGGGTGTGTTTATCTCAAATATCATGCTCATAGAAAAGTTGAGTAAAGAACAAGAACGTCACGTTCAAGCTATTAGCGACGCCGATACAGATAATGTGCCGCTAAATAAAGTTGAGCGCTCTTTGTTAGACAGTGCTAAGGGCAAGGTGCTGTTTTTTTACTTATCAGGGCCAATGATTTTTAGCGTATCTAAAGCAATTTCTCGCCAACATTCTAGTATTTCAGACTACAAGGTAATGATATTAGATTTAAGCGACGTTCCCATGTTTGATGTAACTGTTGGCTTAGCTCTAGAAAATGCGGTTAAAGATGCAAAAGACGTTGATTGTGAAGTTTTCTTATTGTGTCCTAACACGGAAACTAAAGAGCAACTTGAGAAGTTTCATATATTAGAGCTAATAAATGAAGAGCATAATTTCTCAAGCAGAGAGCAAGCGCTGCAAGCAGCGCTAAACTACATTAACTTACAAGAAAGTAGCAAGGTACTTGGCTAA
- a CDS encoding EAL domain-containing protein: protein MDNIQNICEIHSCNNCANKDKLNFDFTMAFQPIVNVRTRQIFGYEALVRGLNQESAYSVISQVNDDNRYLFDQLCRVKAIALAAKLNLQSMLSINFLPKAIYQPERCIRTTLEAAKTYDFPTNKIMFEFTEVEKIEDTSTVKRIVEYYQSMGFTTAIDDFGSGYSGLGLLADFQTNIVKFDMELIRNIDSDKSRQAIIINCLNLFADLNITPLVEGIETHAEMLWLKEAGIELMQGYLFAKPGFESLPNVDFSHF from the coding sequence ATGGATAATATTCAAAACATTTGTGAGATACATTCATGTAATAACTGTGCTAACAAAGACAAACTCAACTTTGATTTCACAATGGCCTTTCAACCAATCGTAAACGTAAGAACAAGACAAATTTTCGGTTACGAAGCCTTGGTTAGAGGTTTAAACCAAGAGTCAGCCTACTCTGTCATCTCGCAAGTAAATGATGATAACCGCTATTTGTTCGACCAGTTATGCCGTGTTAAAGCCATTGCTCTGGCTGCGAAACTAAACCTACAATCAATGTTAAGCATTAACTTTTTGCCAAAGGCAATATATCAACCTGAGCGTTGCATTCGAACTACCTTAGAGGCGGCAAAAACCTACGACTTTCCTACCAATAAAATTATGTTCGAGTTCACCGAAGTAGAAAAGATTGAAGACACGAGTACGGTTAAACGAATTGTCGAATATTATCAATCGATGGGATTTACCACCGCTATTGATGATTTTGGGTCTGGTTATTCTGGGCTAGGTTTATTAGCGGACTTTCAAACTAATATTGTAAAGTTTGATATGGAGCTGATTCGTAATATCGATAGTGACAAGTCTCGTCAGGCTATTATTATAAATTGTTTAAATTTATTTGCAGATTTAAATATTACCCCATTGGTTGAAGGAATTGAAACGCACGCTGAAATGTTGTGGTTAAAAGAAGCCGGTATTGAATTGATGCAAGGTTATCTGTTTGCTAAACCCGGCTTTGAGAGTCTGCCTAACGTAGACTTTAGTCATTTTTGA